The Rhizobium sp. BT03 genome has a window encoding:
- a CDS encoding ABC transporter substrate-binding protein yields MKHITQLLAAAAVSLAIALPAHAETMLTVHYPMPGFFKDVMDTISKKFMAENPDIKIQFASPSATYEEGIQTILRQVGTSEMPDITFIGLNRLRMLDERDVAVDLGPLVKKDGNMAEQGFSDTILKLAQVKGKQVGLAFATSNPIMYYNADLVKAAGGDPDNPPKTWDEVIALGGKIKALGNGVDGIDFRWQGDDWMFSALLFGAGGKMLSDDESKVAFNGPEGQKAVDVLHRLATEGGMPVFTKPAGEQAFAAGKVGFEFQTTGALRNTIKNVGNKFDLRTAKIPLIDPVNGRLPTGGNAVVILTHDAAKQDAAWKFAKFAAGPYGASVVVPGTGYVPNNELAAKSPEYLGDFYKQNPLFQAGLSQMPVMIPWYAFPGSSGVKVTQTIVDNLSRIVDQSAEPKEALDDAAADVEGMLPRS; encoded by the coding sequence ATGAAACATATCACCCAGCTTCTCGCCGCAGCGGCCGTATCCTTGGCAATCGCGCTTCCCGCGCATGCCGAGACGATGCTGACGGTTCACTACCCGATGCCGGGCTTTTTCAAGGACGTGATGGACACGATCTCGAAGAAGTTCATGGCGGAAAATCCCGACATCAAGATCCAGTTCGCGAGCCCCTCGGCGACCTATGAGGAAGGCATCCAGACGATCCTTCGCCAGGTCGGCACGAGCGAAATGCCCGATATCACCTTCATCGGCCTGAACCGCCTGCGCATGCTCGACGAACGCGATGTCGCCGTCGACCTCGGCCCGCTCGTCAAGAAAGACGGCAACATGGCCGAGCAGGGCTTCTCCGATACGATCCTCAAGCTCGCCCAGGTCAAGGGCAAGCAGGTCGGCCTCGCATTCGCGACGTCCAATCCGATCATGTATTACAACGCCGATCTCGTGAAGGCGGCCGGCGGCGATCCCGACAATCCGCCGAAGACCTGGGATGAGGTCATCGCGCTCGGCGGCAAGATCAAAGCGCTCGGCAACGGCGTCGACGGCATCGATTTCCGCTGGCAGGGCGACGACTGGATGTTTTCGGCTCTGCTCTTCGGCGCCGGCGGCAAGATGCTGAGCGACGACGAAAGCAAGGTTGCCTTCAACGGCCCGGAAGGCCAGAAGGCCGTCGATGTCCTGCATCGCCTGGCGACGGAAGGCGGCATGCCTGTCTTCACCAAGCCCGCCGGCGAACAGGCCTTCGCGGCCGGCAAGGTCGGTTTCGAATTCCAGACCACAGGCGCGCTGCGCAACACGATCAAGAATGTCGGCAACAAGTTCGATCTGCGCACGGCCAAGATCCCGCTGATCGATCCGGTGAACGGCCGTCTTCCCACCGGCGGTAACGCCGTCGTCATCCTGACGCATGACGCCGCCAAGCAAGATGCCGCCTGGAAGTTCGCCAAATTCGCCGCCGGCCCTTATGGCGCCTCGGTCGTCGTGCCCGGCACCGGTTATGTCCCGAACAACGAGCTGGCCGCCAAATCGCCCGAATATCTCGGCGACTTCTACAAGCAGAACCCGCTGTTCCAGGCAGGCCTCAGCCAGATGCCTGTCATGATCCCCTGGTATGCCTTCCCCGGCTCGAGCGGCGTCAAGGTCACCCAGACGATCGTCGACAACCTCTCGCGCATCGTCGACCAGTCGGCCGAGCCGAAGGAAGCGCTCGACGACGCGGCCGCCGATGTCGAGGGCATGCTGCCGCGCAGCTGA
- a CDS encoding carbohydrate ABC transporter permease yields the protein MTSAFSLGRIIRLTLLSLGAIIFLSPYVFMISAAGKAQSDIFTSSLSLIPAHFTYAENFAKALSRVPMARLLWNGVVVCGLIFFFQVLVAIPCAYAMAKLRFAAARAMMVLVMLGLLVPIHATALPLYVAFDRASLLNGYVALVAPFTISVFAIFMFLQFFRAMPDDLIHAARLDGMSELGIVARVIVPNAWPAVTAFAIFSVVAHWNDLYWPLVVISKQDYATPPLGLMYFRAAEAGDDYGALMAATIIITLPLVVAFLLAQKRFVEGITMTGLKG from the coding sequence ATGACGAGCGCTTTTTCCCTCGGCAGGATCATCCGCCTGACGCTGCTTTCGCTGGGCGCAATCATCTTCCTTTCGCCCTACGTCTTCATGATTTCGGCGGCAGGCAAGGCGCAGAGCGATATCTTCACCTCGTCGCTGTCACTGATCCCCGCCCATTTCACCTATGCGGAGAATTTCGCCAAGGCCCTGAGCCGGGTGCCGATGGCGCGGCTTCTGTGGAACGGCGTGGTCGTTTGCGGGCTGATCTTCTTCTTTCAGGTTCTGGTGGCGATCCCTTGCGCCTATGCCATGGCGAAACTGCGCTTTGCCGCCGCCCGCGCCATGATGGTGCTTGTCATGCTCGGCCTTCTGGTGCCGATCCATGCGACCGCGCTGCCGCTCTACGTCGCTTTCGACCGCGCCTCGCTGCTCAACGGTTACGTCGCCCTCGTTGCGCCTTTCACCATTTCGGTCTTCGCGATCTTCATGTTCCTGCAGTTCTTCCGCGCCATGCCGGACGATCTCATCCATGCCGCCCGCCTCGACGGCATGTCGGAGCTCGGCATCGTCGCCCGCGTCATCGTGCCGAATGCCTGGCCTGCCGTCACCGCCTTCGCCATCTTCTCGGTCGTCGCCCATTGGAACGATCTCTACTGGCCGCTGGTCGTCATCAGCAAGCAGGACTACGCCACGCCGCCGCTCGGGCTCATGTATTTCCGCGCCGCCGAGGCCGGCGACGACTACGGCGCGCTGATGGCGGCGACCATCATCATTACCCTTCCTCTCGTCGTCGCCTTCCTGCTTGCGCAGAAGCGTTTCGTCGAGGGCATCACCATGACCGGTCTCAAAGGCTGA
- a CDS encoding carbohydrate ABC transporter permease has protein sequence MASVVSVGLPGNPAIAHRRSEARIAWMLVLPALVLLFLFVLLPVGAVIFLGFTDFELGYGKFRFVGFENYAHLITDRTFRKSLWNTTMYTAIVAPVSILLGLGVAMLIESETAARSFFRTAYFLPVASLIVAMATVWQYMFHPTIGPINALLALAGLPGPNWLGSSSTVLYSLSIIGVWQSAGFNMVLFLAGLTAIPRELYAAAEVDGARFPFDRFLLVTWPMLGPTTLFVITISITNAVKVFETVKTLTEGGPNKASEVLLFTIYQEGFVYLRVGYASAMTVVFLLILVVLMFLQYRILDRRVHYT, from the coding sequence ATGGCTAGTGTCGTTTCCGTCGGCCTGCCAGGCAATCCCGCCATTGCGCATCGGCGCAGCGAGGCCCGCATCGCCTGGATGCTGGTGCTGCCGGCACTCGTTCTGCTCTTCCTCTTCGTGCTTTTGCCGGTCGGGGCTGTCATCTTCCTCGGCTTTACCGATTTCGAACTCGGCTACGGCAAGTTCCGCTTCGTCGGTTTCGAGAATTACGCGCATCTGATCACCGACCGCACGTTCCGCAAGTCACTGTGGAATACGACGATGTATACCGCGATCGTCGCGCCGGTCTCGATCCTTCTGGGCCTCGGCGTCGCCATGCTGATCGAGAGCGAGACGGCGGCGCGCAGCTTTTTCCGCACCGCCTATTTCCTGCCGGTCGCCTCGCTGATCGTCGCCATGGCGACCGTCTGGCAATATATGTTCCACCCGACGATCGGGCCGATCAATGCGCTTCTGGCATTGGCGGGCCTGCCAGGCCCGAACTGGCTGGGCAGCTCCAGCACGGTGCTCTACAGCCTGTCGATCATCGGCGTCTGGCAATCGGCCGGATTCAACATGGTGCTGTTCCTGGCCGGCCTGACGGCGATCCCGCGCGAGCTTTACGCCGCAGCCGAAGTGGACGGCGCCAGATTCCCTTTCGACCGCTTCCTGTTGGTGACCTGGCCGATGCTCGGACCGACGACGCTCTTCGTCATCACCATCAGCATCACCAATGCCGTGAAGGTCTTCGAGACGGTCAAGACGCTGACAGAGGGCGGCCCGAACAAGGCGTCGGAAGTGCTGCTCTTTACGATCTACCAGGAGGGCTTCGTCTACCTGCGCGTCGGCTACGCCTCGGCGATGACCGTGGTCTTCCTGCTCATCCTCGTGGTGCTGATGTTCCTGCAATACCGCATTCTCGATCGCCGGGTGCATTACACATGA
- a CDS encoding ABC transporter ATP-binding protein, translating into MSALSLRGITKAFDGNQILSGISLDVKASEFIALVGPSGCGKSTLLRVLAGLDHADSGEILIGGKDMSGVAAADRNIAMVFQSYALYPHLTASQNIAVPLAMRRLSTMQRLPFIGSLLPGQRATRAAIARDVKEMATSLKIDHLLDRKPGQMSGGQRQRVALARAMVRRPSIFLMDEPLSNLDANLRVHARGEIVELHRRAGVPTFYVTHDQAEALSMADRVAVMMGGRLLQIASPEVIYDDPAHIEIARFIGQPRINLLPAEAQGGVVAFGDLRLTLENPPAGKMPVMLAIRPEFVSIERTGQGGLAARIERVEFLGSEVILYCRLDAIGETVVAKVQPPEAAGLAAGDPIRLRFSAGRTMAFAEDGNRLAARAEGGSGLAAGDIRRERAHG; encoded by the coding sequence ATGAGCGCGCTCTCGCTTCGCGGCATCACCAAGGCGTTCGACGGCAACCAGATCTTGAGCGGCATCAGTCTCGACGTCAAAGCCAGCGAATTCATCGCGCTGGTCGGCCCCTCCGGCTGCGGCAAGAGCACGCTGCTGCGCGTCCTTGCCGGCCTCGACCATGCCGATAGCGGCGAGATCCTGATCGGCGGGAAAGACATGTCCGGCGTGGCGGCCGCCGACCGCAACATCGCTATGGTCTTTCAATCCTACGCGCTCTATCCGCATCTGACGGCTTCGCAGAACATCGCCGTGCCGCTGGCGATGCGCCGGCTGTCGACCATGCAGCGGCTGCCTTTCATCGGATCGCTGCTGCCGGGCCAGCGGGCCACTCGCGCGGCGATCGCTCGCGACGTCAAGGAAATGGCGACATCGCTGAAAATCGATCACCTTCTCGACCGCAAGCCCGGCCAGATGTCGGGCGGCCAGCGTCAGCGCGTGGCGCTCGCCCGCGCCATGGTCCGCCGGCCGAGCATCTTCCTGATGGACGAACCGCTGTCCAACCTCGACGCCAATCTGCGTGTCCATGCCCGCGGCGAAATCGTCGAATTGCATCGCCGCGCCGGCGTGCCGACGTTCTATGTCACCCATGACCAGGCCGAAGCGCTGTCGATGGCCGATCGCGTCGCCGTGATGATGGGCGGCCGTCTGCTGCAGATCGCAAGCCCTGAGGTCATCTACGACGATCCCGCCCATATCGAGATCGCCCGCTTCATCGGTCAGCCGCGCATCAACCTGCTGCCCGCGGAAGCGCAGGGCGGTGTGGTGGCCTTTGGCGACCTGCGCCTGACGCTTGAAAATCCGCCTGCCGGCAAGATGCCGGTCATGCTCGCCATTCGCCCGGAGTTCGTCTCTATCGAGAGAACCGGCCAGGGCGGGCTTGCCGCCCGGATCGAGCGTGTCGAGTTCCTGGGATCGGAGGTCATCCTCTATTGCCGTCTCGACGCGATCGGCGAGACCGTGGTCGCCAAGGTTCAGCCGCCCGAAGCCGCGGGCCTCGCAGCCGGCGATCCGATAAGGCTGCGGTTTTCCGCCGGCCGGACCATGGCTTTCGCCGAGGATGGCAATCGGCTTGCCGCTCGCGCGGAAGGCGGCAGCGGTCTCGCCGCAGGCGATATCAGGCGGGAGAGGGCGCATGGCTAG
- a CDS encoding metallophosphoesterase, which translates to MRIIQITDTHFSPSKPHFNGNWAPLLTWIEATGADLIVHTGDLTVDGADKNEDITFSMDLMRQASIPMLIVPGNHDVGHLKGSGQPVDTERLSRWRSLAGPDRWLEDVAGWRFIGLNSLLMGHEDDEEAAQFAWLEKVLSERAGRRVALFAHKPLFVDAPDEGDTGYWSVRPAQRRRLYDLIAAHDVALFGSGHLHWAWQGRFGNTQLTWGPSAAFIIDKMEREMPGERLIGAVVHEFDTSVESEIVAVPGMTAYVLDDVVHEVYPQAVKQREPVE; encoded by the coding sequence ATGAGAATCATTCAGATCACCGACACCCATTTCAGCCCCAGTAAGCCGCATTTCAACGGCAACTGGGCGCCGCTTCTGACCTGGATCGAAGCAACCGGCGCCGACTTGATCGTTCATACCGGCGATCTCACGGTGGACGGCGCCGACAAGAACGAAGACATCACCTTTTCGATGGATCTGATGCGCCAGGCGTCGATCCCGATGCTGATCGTCCCCGGCAATCACGATGTCGGCCACCTGAAGGGATCCGGCCAGCCGGTCGATACCGAGCGGTTGTCGCGCTGGCGCAGTCTTGCCGGCCCCGACCGCTGGCTGGAGGATGTCGCCGGCTGGCGTTTCATCGGCCTGAACTCGCTGCTTATGGGCCACGAGGATGACGAAGAGGCGGCCCAGTTCGCGTGGCTGGAAAAGGTGCTCTCCGAAAGGGCCGGGCGGCGCGTAGCGCTCTTTGCGCACAAACCCCTGTTCGTCGACGCTCCGGACGAGGGCGATACCGGATATTGGAGCGTTCGTCCTGCCCAGCGCCGGCGGCTCTATGATCTGATCGCAGCCCATGACGTGGCGCTCTTCGGCAGCGGCCACCTTCACTGGGCCTGGCAGGGGCGTTTCGGCAACACGCAGCTGACATGGGGTCCGTCCGCGGCCTTCATCATCGACAAGATGGAGCGCGAGATGCCGGGCGAACGCCTGATCGGCGCCGTCGTCCATGAATTCGACACGTCGGTGGAAAGCGAAATCGTCGCCGTTCCCGGCATGACCGCCTATGTGCTTGATGATGTCGTGCACGAGGTCTATCCCCAGGCCGTCAAGCAGCGGGAGCCGGTCGAATGA
- a CDS encoding ATP-binding protein, whose protein sequence is MISRSFLSSIAFRLPFAIAFICFLVFSLSAIAIYGLQRARDEMAAYGLQAFTSLAKASLISRQVSDLVSSAPFLMNATSPYRVASESRAVVLQVDSLLKTAAPQGADQAVRGFASPRMVELLDLIRTQTLVLARDADAAQNHKAEAAVALGEVATGKGIVDQELRRQVNGIVQAASTSDSLFQLGELRRRYVADTTAAQGKTEAAELQPYERVFEAQTRYLLNMFAIRAAVAKLHAVSRDLSHATETQSDAVARQLNDDLLSTSDALSRLLVTVALAFLLVLVMAIFSIRSVMRVSRGIVALSNGMNALAKGENEVGPPAYRGNETELVRLLDAFRAFKDSVDRVSRLRRTAEAAARTIRSTFRNMNEGIALFDRMGRAITMNRRIIELFGHSGSVRKLPLRRFVEPVPEIDPALLPSDPERGTLLERAVVRHRTGDQRVIEISMSRQPEGGIVLLARDVTLMDRQEAEAAKVQRLDGIMRMTHQVSHEVGNMIGIITGSLGLLERETGFTDRQKRNIARIRKAAERGRSLAGSMLSIGSQQPFHPSPVDVASLLRGMADILEIAVGAKCHIKLELDADLPVVSLDAALLEQSVLNLCLNASAAMPTGGVIIIGATANGDTLLISVADSGLGMTPEVADKAFEPYFTTRGGHGGAGLGLAMVYGFVRQSGGEASIYSSPGHGTTVRLSFPTGLRS, encoded by the coding sequence GTGATCAGCCGCTCCTTTCTGTCGTCGATTGCCTTTCGCTTGCCGTTCGCGATCGCCTTCATCTGCTTCCTGGTGTTCAGCCTGTCGGCGATCGCGATCTACGGGCTGCAGCGCGCCCGTGACGAAATGGCAGCCTATGGCCTGCAGGCCTTCACGAGCCTCGCCAAGGCCTCGCTCATTTCCCGGCAAGTCTCCGATCTGGTGTCGAGCGCACCCTTCCTGATGAACGCGACCTCGCCATACCGGGTGGCGAGCGAGAGCCGCGCTGTCGTGCTGCAGGTCGACAGCCTGCTGAAGACGGCCGCGCCTCAGGGAGCAGACCAGGCTGTGCGCGGCTTTGCGAGCCCAAGGATGGTTGAGCTTCTCGATCTTATTAGGACACAGACGCTTGTGCTTGCCAGGGACGCCGACGCTGCCCAGAATCACAAGGCTGAGGCTGCCGTGGCGCTAGGGGAGGTCGCGACCGGCAAAGGCATCGTCGATCAAGAGCTGCGCCGTCAAGTGAATGGAATCGTGCAAGCGGCTTCCACCTCCGACAGTCTTTTCCAGCTCGGTGAACTTCGCAGACGATACGTGGCGGATACGACGGCCGCGCAGGGGAAAACCGAGGCCGCCGAGCTTCAGCCGTATGAGCGCGTGTTCGAAGCTCAGACACGATATCTCTTGAACATGTTCGCCATCCGGGCGGCGGTCGCAAAGCTGCATGCCGTCTCCCGCGACCTCTCCCATGCAACGGAGACGCAAAGTGATGCAGTTGCACGCCAGCTGAACGACGATCTGCTTTCGACCTCCGATGCCTTGAGCCGGCTGCTGGTAACCGTGGCCTTGGCCTTCCTGCTCGTGCTCGTCATGGCAATATTCTCCATCCGGTCGGTCATGCGTGTGTCACGGGGCATCGTGGCGCTGTCGAACGGCATGAACGCGCTCGCCAAGGGCGAAAACGAAGTGGGTCCGCCAGCCTACCGTGGAAATGAAACCGAGCTTGTGCGTCTGCTGGACGCCTTCCGCGCCTTCAAGGACAGCGTGGATCGTGTGTCTCGATTGAGACGCACCGCGGAAGCCGCCGCTCGCACGATCCGTTCAACCTTTCGCAATATGAACGAGGGGATTGCGCTTTTCGACAGGATGGGGCGAGCGATCACCATGAACAGGCGGATCATCGAACTGTTCGGCCATTCGGGTTCCGTGCGCAAATTGCCGCTGCGCCGGTTTGTCGAGCCGGTGCCGGAGATCGATCCCGCCTTGCTGCCCTCCGATCCGGAGCGCGGCACCCTGTTGGAACGTGCAGTCGTCCGCCATCGCACCGGCGACCAGCGGGTGATCGAGATCTCCATGTCACGACAGCCGGAGGGCGGCATCGTTCTTCTGGCACGCGACGTCACGCTGATGGATCGGCAGGAGGCGGAGGCGGCAAAAGTTCAGCGACTGGACGGCATCATGCGCATGACGCATCAGGTGAGCCACGAAGTGGGCAACATGATCGGGATCATCACCGGCAGCCTCGGCCTTCTCGAGCGTGAAACCGGCTTCACCGATCGGCAGAAACGCAACATTGCGCGAATTCGCAAGGCTGCCGAGCGAGGACGGTCGCTGGCCGGCAGCATGCTGTCGATCGGCAGCCAGCAGCCGTTCCATCCAAGCCCCGTGGATGTCGCCAGCCTCCTTCGCGGGATGGCCGATATCCTGGAGATCGCCGTCGGTGCAAAATGCCATATCAAGCTGGAACTGGATGCCGATCTGCCGGTCGTATCGCTCGACGCGGCCCTCTTGGAACAGTCCGTCCTGAACCTCTGTCTCAACGCTTCGGCAGCGATGCCGACGGGAGGCGTCATCATTATCGGTGCAACCGCAAACGGAGACACCTTGCTGATCTCGGTGGCCGACAGCGGCCTAGGCATGACACCAGAGGTCGCTGACAAAGCTTTCGAACCCTATTTCACCACACGAGGCGGACATGGTGGAGCAGGGCTTGGTCTGGCCATGGTTTACGGCTTCGTCCGTCAGAGCGGCGGGGAGGCATCCATCTATTCCTCTCCCGGACACGGAACGACCGTCAGGCTTAGCTTCCCGACCGGCTTGCGCTCGTGA
- a CDS encoding response regulator transcription factor, which translates to MLNQKVRILIVEDDPDMAELISDLVEAEGWIPTCAGSAEEATDILAREQMHLVLVDHNLPRTSGRTFAQKLRSEANIGIVMVTAAGSAADRVLGLETAADDYVVKPFEPIELTARIKAVLRRTVPSLKQEKESDREHERPSLLLGDWAIDLMGRQAVCLADRSKTLTTAEFALLEILAQTPNQPVSRAQILDRLGSESDRYIDRNVDVLVLRLRRKIERNPDLPRHIKTRRGKGYVLHTGDGEPSA; encoded by the coding sequence GTGCTGAATCAGAAGGTTCGAATTCTGATCGTCGAGGACGATCCGGATATGGCGGAACTTATCTCCGATCTCGTCGAGGCCGAGGGGTGGATTCCGACCTGCGCGGGATCCGCCGAGGAGGCGACCGATATTCTGGCACGAGAGCAGATGCATCTGGTGCTGGTCGACCATAACCTGCCGCGGACATCCGGCCGGACTTTCGCCCAAAAACTGCGGTCGGAGGCCAATATCGGTATCGTCATGGTGACGGCAGCCGGCAGTGCCGCCGATCGTGTCCTCGGCCTCGAAACCGCGGCGGATGACTATGTCGTCAAGCCGTTCGAACCGATCGAACTGACGGCCCGCATCAAAGCTGTCTTGCGGCGAACCGTGCCCTCACTGAAACAGGAAAAGGAGAGTGATCGGGAGCACGAACGTCCCTCTCTGCTGCTTGGCGATTGGGCCATCGACCTGATGGGCCGGCAAGCCGTCTGCCTCGCCGACCGCAGCAAAACGCTGACGACTGCCGAGTTCGCCCTGCTTGAAATCCTTGCGCAGACCCCCAACCAGCCGGTGAGCCGGGCGCAGATTCTCGATCGGCTTGGCTCGGAAAGCGATCGCTACATCGACCGTAACGTCGATGTCCTGGTTTTGCGTCTCCGGCGGAAAATCGAACGCAATCCCGATCTCCCGCGCCATATCAAGACACGACGCGGAAAGGGCTATGTCCTGCACACCGGCGACGGCGAGCCGTCCGCGTGA
- a CDS encoding ABC transporter substrate-binding protein, giving the protein MAFWLCGASQGMSEARLNVLCGVDEAWCMAMEKAFEARAGIDISMVRKSTGDILDQIRAEKSHPTVDVWWGGTGDAHLQAASEDLLDRYQPDHEHDMLPWAQNFFAMSGSRSAAIYAGALGFAYNSDLLAALKIPAPTCWQDLTKEAYRGHIQSGNPNSSGTAFTMLATLVQLFGEEEAFRYMAALNRNIVEYTRSGSAPVKAAARGEILIGISFMHDAVTLKEAGAALVIVAPCEGTGYEIGAVSIVKGSRNARAAQAFVDFALSPEGQATGAAAGQNQVPSNAKAALPPAAPDITMIKMVDYDFATFGLSDERSRLLTRFDTEISPTQ; this is encoded by the coding sequence ATGGCTTTCTGGCTGTGCGGCGCAAGCCAAGGCATGAGCGAGGCGCGATTGAACGTCCTGTGCGGCGTCGACGAAGCCTGGTGCATGGCCATGGAAAAAGCGTTCGAAGCCCGCGCGGGTATCGATATCTCGATGGTTCGCAAGAGCACGGGTGACATACTCGATCAGATCCGGGCCGAAAAATCACACCCGACAGTGGATGTCTGGTGGGGTGGAACCGGCGATGCCCATCTGCAGGCTGCCTCAGAGGATCTGCTCGATCGATATCAGCCCGACCATGAACACGATATGCTGCCTTGGGCGCAGAACTTTTTTGCTATGTCCGGCTCCCGGTCGGCCGCCATATATGCGGGGGCTTTGGGTTTCGCCTATAATTCCGATCTGCTCGCAGCGCTGAAGATTCCGGCCCCGACCTGCTGGCAGGACCTGACGAAAGAGGCCTATCGCGGCCATATCCAGTCCGGCAATCCGAATTCCTCCGGAACCGCTTTCACGATGCTGGCCACACTCGTGCAGCTCTTCGGCGAAGAGGAGGCGTTCCGTTATATGGCCGCGCTCAACCGCAATATCGTCGAGTATACCAGGTCCGGCTCGGCGCCGGTGAAGGCAGCCGCTCGGGGTGAAATCCTGATCGGCATCTCGTTCATGCATGACGCGGTGACCCTGAAGGAAGCCGGCGCGGCGCTGGTCATCGTCGCTCCCTGCGAAGGAACGGGTTACGAGATCGGTGCCGTCAGCATCGTCAAGGGCAGCCGCAATGCCAGGGCCGCCCAGGCATTCGTCGATTTCGCCCTCAGCCCCGAAGGCCAGGCGACAGGAGCCGCGGCCGGCCAGAACCAGGTTCCGTCGAACGCCAAAGCGGCTCTACCGCCGGCCGCGCCCGACATCACCATGATCAAGATGGTGGATTATGACTTTGCAACATTCGGCTTGTCCGACGAGCGAAGTCGGCTGTTGACCCGTTTCGACACCGAGATCTCCCCGACCCAATAG
- a CDS encoding ABC transporter substrate-binding protein: MRLTVLSTLLFAGTALAAGSVQATGELNLICSADVVICEQMQGDFQKAHDIKVNMVRLSSGETYAKIRAEARNPKTDIWWAGTGDPHVQAASENLTLEYKSPMLDQLQDWAKKQAESTGFKTVGVYAGALGWGYNTEIFKTKGYKEPRCWADLLAPELKGEIQIANPNSSGTAYTALASLVQIMGEDQAIDYLKKLNANVSQYTKSGSAPVKAAARGETALGIVFMHDAVAQTAEGFPVKSIAPCEGTGYEIGSMSIIKGARNLDNAKIWYDWALRPEVQSRMKDAKSFQLPSNKSAEVPKEAPKFEDIKLIDYDFKTYGDPAKRKALLERWDREVGAIAN, from the coding sequence ATGCGACTGACAGTTCTTTCCACGCTTCTCTTTGCCGGAACGGCGCTGGCTGCCGGTTCGGTCCAGGCCACCGGCGAGCTCAACCTCATCTGCTCGGCCGATGTCGTCATCTGCGAGCAGATGCAGGGCGACTTCCAAAAGGCTCACGACATCAAGGTCAATATGGTGCGCCTGTCATCGGGCGAGACCTATGCCAAGATACGCGCCGAGGCTCGCAACCCGAAGACCGACATCTGGTGGGCCGGCACGGGGGATCCGCATGTCCAGGCAGCATCGGAAAACCTGACGCTGGAATACAAGTCGCCAATGCTCGACCAGTTGCAGGATTGGGCCAAAAAGCAGGCGGAGAGCACCGGTTTCAAGACGGTCGGCGTCTACGCCGGTGCGCTCGGCTGGGGTTACAACACCGAGATCTTCAAGACCAAGGGTTACAAGGAGCCCCGCTGCTGGGCCGATCTCCTGGCGCCGGAATTGAAGGGCGAAATCCAGATCGCCAATCCGAACTCCTCGGGCACTGCCTATACGGCACTCGCTTCGCTGGTGCAGATCATGGGCGAAGACCAGGCCATCGACTATCTGAAAAAACTGAACGCCAACGTCTCGCAATACACCAAATCCGGATCGGCTCCTGTCAAGGCGGCGGCGCGGGGCGAAACGGCCCTCGGCATCGTCTTCATGCATGACGCCGTCGCGCAGACCGCCGAAGGTTTTCCGGTCAAATCCATCGCGCCATGCGAGGGCACCGGCTATGAAATCGGCTCCATGTCGATCATCAAAGGCGCCCGCAATCTCGACAACGCCAAGATCTGGTACGACTGGGCGCTGCGGCCCGAAGTGCAATCGCGCATGAAGGATGCCAAGTCCTTCCAGCTGCCGTCGAACAAATCGGCGGAGGTACCGAAGGAAGCGCCGAAGTTCGAGGACATCAAGCTGATCGACTACGACTTCAAGACCTATGGTGATCCGGCAAAGCGCAAGGCCCTGCTGGAGCGCTGGGACCGGGAAGTCGGCGCCATTGCCAACTGA